One genomic region from Caldicoprobacter guelmensis encodes:
- a CDS encoding ArsR/SmtB family transcription factor, giving the protein MESQEQCNEKIDICSDYIIHQDTLNDIYKKALSEDVVNDLAEFFKVFGDPTRLRILHALSVAEMCVCDLCEFLGMNQSAVSHQLKILRHSRLIKYHREGRNVYYSLDDEHIGQIMKVGLQYLMER; this is encoded by the coding sequence TTGGAGAGCCAGGAGCAATGCAATGAAAAGATTGATATATGTTCAGATTATATCATTCATCAGGATACCTTGAACGATATATACAAAAAGGCTTTATCCGAGGACGTTGTAAATGACCTGGCTGAGTTTTTTAAGGTGTTTGGCGATCCCACGCGGCTTCGCATACTGCATGCGCTTTCGGTAGCCGAGATGTGTGTATGCGACTTATGCGAATTTCTTGGGATGAATCAGTCTGCCGTTTCCCATCAGCTCAAAATATTGAGGCACAGCCGACTCATAAAATACCATAGAGAAGGGAGAAACGTGTACTATTCGTTGGATGACGAACACATAGGCCAGATAATGAAAGTGGGATTGCAGTATCTGATGGAAAGATAG